gcttaacttagtttatattgtgaggttgagacttaatcgatagaggagtttctactaaacattcaaactaataatagagtgaattcgagagactcacttgaaccttagaagtaaatcaactagagttaattcccaaacaagtatctacacctatccaatcaacccctattttctccctttgatatcttcttgcttactcttattgataaccaagtgaattcgagagactcacttgaacattagaagtgaattatctatagttaaatcccaaaaatttgtcttacacctatcctatcaaccctatcttctctcaattgataacttcctttgcttaatacttgtgttgattgtcattagccaatagtctagacttttagttaattttagttttaattcacacaaatctaaattgttgatcatcttggatagcaattaaactagaagctacgaaaacactAATTTTCTATTCTATATTCGACTAGCCAGCCTAAGTTTATACGtcggttttgcgctcgtcaaattttggcaccgttttcgtggattggcaatcaatagtatttgaaatagtttgtagtgctaattcaggaattaggttttagttttttttttctttttccttttctattttattttctttattaattaacttcttttcaagattttttTTGTAGTTCCTAATAAATTGGAGAAGACACTGTAGATTTTGAACTCTAAATGTTGTGAAGATGGAGTGCAACAAGCCTaagaaaatggttgaagagttagcagatGAATATTATCAGTggtctgctatgtgttttaaatgcggtggaaatcatctatgggtttaCTGTCAAGCAGGAATATATTCCTCCTATGGTTCGTATTTTGAACagtctcactctgtttctagtccgtacaggtatgaggattcatatggacATAATCTTGACTCTAGTTAGGATGAGTACCCTTATTATAACAGGAATGGAAGCGAAGTGAGATAAGCACCTCAAGGGGAGAATGGTAGTTTGGAAGAGCttgtgtataagttcataaataagccggtagagagatttacacaagatgGTGAAGCCATgaacaacctaacaatgcaagaaagtcaaataataagtacacttttAGAAAGCTCATTgcgttgtgatggtgaatatatggaggagataccctgtgagaatgagcctacccaagAGGATGAGCATCCACAGAGAGAGCTTTTCACTGTTCAAGATGACTctgattcaactgagatgattAAAAATAAGGTTGTGGTTGAGTGTGAAGCAACAAAAGTagagttcaaacccccatccacctttccacatttgcaacatttggtagaagagaatgagaaacaaatagtCTTGGAAATACTAgaggaatattcacttgacctttcttctttgtttttttatGCTAaacttgatcatgtggattttatttttggggatttacaggaatatgtatggattgatcctgtaaaagaatgcagaaacaagttaaggatcatcatgaacgagcaattcactgatcaagatgaggacaagaaagaaagaaaagagcaggTCTTGTAGGTATCCTTAGAATAATTAGGCttaatgagctccataaagaatcccaaggagcaaaaacgaggaatgaattcataattaggggtggagttcataagttctcgaaaaagaagaaaattcagggaagttttctttaccttatgctttttaattatgtgtcaGGGGGATATGCcataacttaaagtgtggggtgggagaaatgttgtatgtatgtatgtgtgtatattagttttagttttcttttgttaGTTTGAGTAGTAGAGATAGAGAAAACAAttgaaaaaaaacataaaattttcgacttttcccgacgatggatatcattcgatgggtttcttgagggaattaagtcgaaataaaaagacaaaaagattttcttttgtaggtagtgtattaattctcccttgttttttctttgtgtcgcggttctttttcaagggttttgtttgaaccgggtgtagttagtttttgtttATAGGAGTagggaaaccttgtgctatgatttgaattggtaTCAATGTCCCTTTACTTTATCATGCCTTGGAAATGGTGAATTctttagtgtgacgcttaggctcaattttttGACTCTAGTGTAAGTACCTTAAACTGtataatcttaactttgcttaactgctttgactagagtgtcttgataatccaatcttgaaggagttatgtgccatatgtgtgtgagatttatatgattttgtgcattgcatttgatgtctagaacttgccctgtgtgtttgcaaagcgaaatagtagtttagTTAGTCTTGAAAATGACATAGGCATTTTGGATATATGTGTTggacccacctaattgttatgtatcttaattaatccctttgagcctataatcctatttctttggtaaCCAAATTATAAGCCTTAcccttttgtttgaattgaccatctatttgaaccatttacctcccATGAGCACTTAaaattattatgaactttgtaaaagttgaagtgtggggtagttggtaaggcttttgagtggaactaatgaaataaggaaaaaggtgcactttttttttgaaaaagtaagagccacttgaattgaacaagaaaagaaaaaaataattgtatTATTGTGAACGAgattcattgataagtggtaactcttgatgtaatggtGCTTAAATAATTTGGGGAGTTAATGCATGTTGATGTCAAgatggagtatggtttgacataagtgtagggttttgaatgttaaagtgtatgtattaaagtgattagggaggtgtagtcactcttatatctaaatgtatcatacccgtcctgcagcctacattacaaccagttaaaagttctacttgatccttgactgaatgatctcaattagtagagtagtacactacgggcaagactatggtgcatcttttgtggcacatgaatgtcgtttctgagagtgagtgaattctttctatcttgagttcctaattgttcttgaattttattgtttgtggaactactctctattgttgtgagggtacttgattcatgaaggaaaggtaatgtctttgacctctatgttagagtaagtgagtaagttgtgaataatgtgtggtgcttgtgagtcaattcttgaggtgaagatgttacactattgtgcttagtctattttaaatattcatggtgcgatgagttaggagagttgcttagtaaggttatgtctatataaagtgtggtttgatttctcgaggatgagcaatggtttaagtgtggggtgttgatggtaagctataatctcatgttttagtggattattacattccaatttactgcactttagttgagtttgagctttaatcgctagtgctttgcactaattgtgtgttttatgccttgtaggagtgattccaagctatgtagatgttatggaatgaattcaagtgattttaagttttaagtctgagtaaaagcccaagtaaTTAATCCGGGGTCGTCTTCGGGGATCAACAaatgatagttaagaacgaagaatcgagcaggtatATTGCGcagtgtccagtaaaatgcacataacgtttcgctcggaactccgtttgggatccacaatatattgttggaaagaTGCTTCAAAGGACTACAACATTCACGTATGACGTTTTAAAAATTCCCAATAGAACAGGGTAAAAAGTGTGCGGCCGCGCACTGGACGGGCATATGGGGCAGAACAGAGTGAAAAGTGCGCGGGCACACTTGCTCCAACTCCGGAAAAGTGTCCTATTTTGCGTAGGAGAAAGTATATTTGTTTGGGGCCGACCCTActtggtgtgtgtgtgtgtgtgtgtgtgtgtgtgtgtgtgtgtgtgtatatatatatatatatatatatatatatatatatatatatatataagacctatggaggctaaggagaagttgGAGAAGCAAGAGCGCAAGGAATCCATCATTCAATCCcaactcaagacaagggtttggattgttatatatttttctttactttaaacttaattgtgatgaattgaTCCATATCCATAGAGTAGTTCTATTTAGTGTTTGATGGAGttggtgtattgatacttgtttgtggataattaactctagttttatgtattgaatcgtttttgatgttttaattgttgcatctatattcacttgttaatgtaatcgagagaggcataacttgtgatattgttgcattatattttgttggttgaagtcattaatttttcttagtaatcggaagagGCTGGTTGAATTGTTAATTAAACTtggttaggaggataatcgagagaggttcttctaaagactaatccactacgaattcttgcatatcttcaccgagcgtAATTTGGTTCATatcgtgaggttgagacttaatcgagaaaggagtttctactaatcaattaaactaataaccaagtgaattcgagctactcacttgaatattagaagtaaattatctagagttaaatcccaaacatttgtcttacacctatcctatcaaccctatcttctcccaattgataacttcctttgattaatacttgcgttgattgtcattagccaatagtttagacttttagttaattttagttttaattcacacaaatctaaattgttgatcatcttggatagcaattaaactagaagctatgaaaacactgtttaaatccaatccctgtggatacaataattttctatactatattcaaCTAGCGAGCCGAAGTTTATACGTCAGTTTTGCGCTCGTCAGCACCACACTGTAGTgtcgtctctctaagaaccaataAGTGTGAATCGTTATACTGGCGAGCCATGATCTGCTctaatagtgaagactgggcgaccacgcatgcaagaactcatcTGGGCTCCacaatatccaacctcacaagtctattagccaaggactgaatgtccaaagctaatggcctctcctttgctgaaatgaatgccaaactacccatactctccgcctttctgctcaaggcatctgcaaccacgttcgccttgcccagatgataaaggatggtaatatcataatcttttagtaactcaagccacctgcactgcctcaaattaaaatccctctgcttgaacaaatgctgcaagctacgataattggtgtaaacctcacaggatacccgataaagataatgcctccagatcttaagagcattaactatcgcggccaactccaaatcatgtatggggtaattcttctcgtaagGATTCAGCTGACAttaagcatatgcaataactcgcccctcctgcatcaatgcataacccaaaccaacgcgtgaagcgtcgtaatatacagtatacatccctgaaccagaaggcaacaatAACACCAGTGCTGAGgtcaaggcggtcttgagctTGTGAAAGCTCGACTCGAAATAATTGGACCATcagaatagagcacccttctgggtcaatctagttaaaggtgttgcaatagatgagaagccgtCCACGAactgatgataataacctgctaaacccaagaagATCCCAATATCAGTcgatgtggtaggacgaggccaactctgaactgcctcgatcttcttgggatctaccttaataccctcgcctgatacaacatgtcccaagaatgctgcagaatttaaccaaaactcacatttggagaacttagcatacaacttttgttcccgcaactcATAGTGGTCATATCTAGTCCAgaaagccgaaggacatcactagaaactcattgtggccatatctagtccagaaagcagtcttcggaacatctgaatcccgaatcttcaactgatggtaccccgatctcaagtcaatcttagagaacaccctagaaccctacaactgatcaaacaaatcatcaatacgcggtaacaggtacttgttcttaatggtaactttgttcaactggcggtaatcaatgcacatccgcatagtcccatctattttcttcacaaataacaccggtgcaccccaaggcaacacactcggtctgacaaacccctttgctagaaactcctcaagttgttctttcagcTCCTTCAACTCCCTCGGAGCCCAATGGTAtgatggaatagatataggctggttacctggagccaaatcaatacagaaatcgatatcatgatctggtggcatgcccagaagatcagaagtaaacacatcggagaactcccggaccatgGGCACTCAATCAATTGTTGGAGTCTCGGTAATAGTATCCTGAACATAAGCtcgataagctaaacaacccttcgcgaccatgtgtcgagccttcagaaaagagataactcgACTAGATGCattgacagacgaacccttccactccaatctaggaaactctGGCATAGCCAAGGTAAccgtcttggcatggaaatcaaggatggcgtgatatggggacaaccaatccatgcccaggatgacctcaaagtcggtcatatcaaccAACAGAAGATTCggtctagtctcataaccacagaaagtcataATACAGGACATAtagacccgatccacaacaactGAATCACTAactagagtggacacataaataggaataCCCAAGGACTTGCGaggaacacccaggaaatgagcaaacagagatgaaacatacgaatatgtagaccctgaatcaaatagtactgaagcatctctaccgtagatagaaataatacatgtgatcacggcatctaagtttattgcatctggtctggctagAAAGGCATAAAATCTGGCTGGAGTGCCAcatggctggcctccacctctaggacgcacCCTACACACTTGTCCTCCGCCTCTGATCAGCCGGATGGCTGGTGTGGCAGTTGGTGCTATaatcataggctgttgaccctgctgcactgccttgccccgaagcatGGGGCAGTACCTCCTCACATGACTAAGATccctacactcaaaacaacccctcggtacGGTGGACTACTGACctaaagtctgaccctgatggcctgaatactcaCCAGAGGAACCCTGAATGGCTGGTGCGCGGTAGGAgctctctggcatggcgctgaaatagggccGCACTAGAACACCCCCAGGAGGCgacggtgctggatatgtgggcctgctagactcaCCCCttacaaactgacctctgcccccacccggggcaccactgaaccctccagaatatcATAACCACTTATTCCTCGTCGCCTGCTCCCGGCTCCGCTGACAGACACTGTCGATCCTCCAAGCTATATCCACAACTAGCTCGTACGAAGTTCCCATcttaacctctcgggccatagtggcctggataCTAGAGTGAAAACCTACAATAACCTTCTGCACTCTCTCCGCgttggtaggaagtatcataagtgcaagGCAAGAcgactcagagaatctcgcctcatagtcgatcaccgacatctggccctgctggagctgctcgaactgaaatcgcaactctttcATCTGAGAAagtggaatatatctgtccagGAAGAGGCATGTGAACTGGTCCTAAGTCATGGGAGGATAACTTGCTGGTccgccaagaagataagactgccactatCTACGAGCCCTGCCCTCCGGCTGAATGTGGTAAAGTCCACCttgtgggactccaatatccttttGTTGTGTAGTTTGTctaccgatcaataaagtcctgggggtcctcatgtcgttCACCTCCAAAGACGGGAGGATGTATCCTggtccaaaatcccaccataatattgaattattcgCAATTATAACTTGGTTtgttttcaattttctttcttaTCTTTTATCCCCGAAAGGACGCTCTATTTTAATCCGCATATAAATTTAGTTATAATTCTTATATTTTATTCCCATTTCGTATTTAACCTTACATAAACTTCGGGTTACaaagtaaattctcattttatgATCTTACCAATTCACAGCTTTCACTATCTGTCAGTTTTAGTGGGAATTCAGACTATGCCAAAGATGAAATTCCTATGCCTACAAGTTATAGTAGTGCACCTATATCCGCTGGGCATGGAAGGTGCCACATCACTTTAACGACCCAggcggttgttttgagcatttgcattatgttcagctatttgaagtcttgagcagcattgtatgatgtattatgacttgtgtgaattgccaGTTTTGGTTTTCGGGTTATTCGGAATtaatttagaagaatgattctcaactaagaagctttaagttggaagagttaaccaagtttgacttttgagtatttgaccccaAATCGGAGtattgatggttctgttaggtccggatggtattttggacttgggcgtttgCCCGAAttcgcatttggatatttctagaaggctTTGGCACATTATGGCAAAATTTGGAAGgtcgaaggtttggaaggtttagAGGTTTGACCAAGCAAATCGCCACccaaatccaacaccaaatcaccacccaaatccccaaatcaaaatctccaaatctctagcctcaaactcccaaattccaccttaaatacacacaaactaggtgagaaaatcaatggggaaatacaattattgaataaattataCCACAAATGACTTGCCTCAAAGAATCCCCCGAAAAGCCTCTCAAGAATTGCCAAATCACAAGTTGAaatgttaaaaatggtgaaaaatatcggaacccctcGTTTATAACACACTGTCCGAGCTTTTCTCACCTGCGGCCAATAACCACACCTGCGGAACTGCTTTTGCAGTAAAattatccgcttctgcggaactcacTTAAATCCCCAGGGCCCACATCTGCGCTCCAGTTCCTCACCTACGGAGGtgcttctgcggcccactatccTCTTCTGCAACAGACCTCGCCCCTCAAATCCGCAACTGCGAAGCCTTGCTCTtacctacgggctcgcagatgcggttaccCCCTCGCACCTGTGTCCTGCCCCAAGCCAGTCCAGCTCCACACCTGCACAAATCCAGCTGCATTTGCGGCATCGCACCTGTGGCcaatccctcgcaggtgcgatcacaccaaaaGAGTCCCAacttcagcaatgcactaagtcccattttttatccgttaatcatccgaaatcaacacgaggccccggggacctcaaccaaatataccaacaagtcctacaaaATGATACGAACTCTGTCGAGCCATCAAATCACCTCAagcaacatcaaaaacacaaatcgcaccctaattcaagcctattgaaactaaggaattccaacttctacaaacgacgctgaaacctatcaaatcacgtccgattgacaccaaatttttcacacaagtcacaaatgacactacgggCCTATTACAACCAACGTAACTCCAATCGGATCCTGGTACACACAAAatccactttcggtcaaacttccaatttccaacttccgccatttcaagcctaattccactacggacctccaaatcatgattcggacacgctcctaaatccaaaatcacccaacggagctaaaggaaccataaaaactccattccagagtcatttacacataagtcaacattcggtcaaccttttcaacttaagcttccaactttttGACGAAGTATCTCCATTCATTTCAAAATCTCTCCG
This region of Nicotiana tomentosiformis chromosome 4, ASM39032v3, whole genome shotgun sequence genomic DNA includes:
- the LOC138910192 gene encoding uncharacterized protein; translation: MLRGKAVQQGQQPMIIAPTATPAIRLIRGGGQVCRVRPRGGGQPCGTPARFYAFLARPDAINLDAVITCIISIYGRDASVLFDSGSTYSYVSSLFAHFLGVPRKSLGIPIYVSTLVSDSVVVDRVYMSCIMTFCGYETRPNLLLVDMTDFEVILGMDWLSPYHAILDFHAKTVTLAMPEFPRLEWKGSSVNASSRVISFLKARHMVAKGCLAYRAYVQDTITETPTID